A window of the Candidatus Poribacteria bacterium genome harbors these coding sequences:
- a CDS encoding (2Fe-2S)-binding protein, giving the protein MAKHPVSLKVNGDEHDLLIEPRKTLLAVLRDTIGLTGTKEGCSTGDCGACTVIVDGKAVTSCMVLGVTASGKEITTIEGLASDGELHPVQQAFIDTGGYQCGFCTPGFIMASKALLDENPNRSEEEFRHALGGNICRCTGYTKILEAILQAAEEIR; this is encoded by the coding sequence ATGGCAAAACATCCTGTCAGTCTAAAGGTTAATGGAGACGAACACGATTTACTTATTGAACCGCGCAAAACCTTACTCGCTGTGCTTCGCGATACGATCGGTTTGACAGGTACCAAAGAGGGATGTAGCACAGGCGATTGCGGTGCTTGCACTGTTATCGTTGATGGTAAAGCCGTCACATCCTGTATGGTACTTGGTGTCACCGCTTCTGGCAAAGAAATTACGACCATTGAAGGTCTCGCCAGTGATGGTGAACTCCATCCGGTCCAACAAGCATTTATTGACACGGGCGGTTATCAGTGCGGTTTCTGTACGCCGGGTTTTATCATGGCATCAAAGGCACTCTTAGATGAGAACCCCAATCGGAGCGAAGAGGAATTCAGACATGCGCTCGGTGGGAATATATGCCGTTGTACCGGATATACAAAAATTCTTGAAGCAATTTTGCAAGCGGCAGAAGAGATCCGCTAA
- a CDS encoding phytanoyl-CoA dioxygenase family protein: MYTIHSTLTEKEKWYFDLHGFLVLRNVVPKDEIEEMLKVLRHWLTIDEADIPPPLDRGRQEPCKTHIGHIQYGHCLFEDLAMNPDIMRVVAGLTMNAPRLFHCNFTMMTKHDAPQHFHRDDSGFKFPLGFRNPHNDYQAAAGHIYCSHIATWVALVDVPPGTGFCLVPGSHKSLFQTPPNLPVKHDPPTSITLPMAAGDVAIFSTNLLHDASPWTEDYPRMNIFQRYQLSVYFNETGKGGYPFDEHRDKISDAQYELESLSKEVKAAVKPVLPK; this comes from the coding sequence ATGTATACCATCCATTCCACATTGACGGAAAAGGAGAAGTGGTACTTTGACTTACACGGGTTTCTCGTTCTGCGGAACGTTGTCCCGAAGGACGAGATTGAGGAGATGTTAAAGGTGCTTCGGCATTGGTTAACGATTGATGAAGCCGACATCCCCCCGCCGCTTGACCGTGGACGGCAGGAGCCTTGTAAAACACACATTGGGCATATCCAATATGGGCATTGTCTCTTTGAAGATCTCGCGATGAACCCTGATATTATGCGGGTTGTAGCGGGTTTGACAATGAACGCCCCACGTCTGTTTCACTGCAATTTCACGATGATGACGAAACACGATGCTCCGCAACATTTTCATCGTGATGATAGCGGCTTTAAATTCCCTCTGGGATTTCGCAATCCACACAACGATTATCAGGCTGCCGCTGGACATATCTATTGTAGCCACATCGCGACGTGGGTTGCACTCGTAGATGTACCCCCCGGAACCGGTTTTTGTCTCGTCCCTGGCAGTCATAAATCTCTGTTTCAGACACCGCCGAATCTACCTGTGAAGCATGATCCACCCACCTCAATTACACTGCCCATGGCGGCAGGTGATGTGGCGATCTTCTCGACGAATCTGCTCCACGATGCAAGTCCATGGACGGAGGATTACCCGCGCATGAACATCTTTCAGCGCTACCAATTGAGTGTCTATTTCAATGAGACTGGAAAGGGCGGATACCCTTTTGACGAACATCGCGATAAAATCTCGGATGCACAATATGAACTGGAATCGTTATCAAAAGAGGTAAAGGCGGCAGTGAAACCCGTTTTACCAAAATAG
- a CDS encoding xanthine dehydrogenase family protein subunit M, with product MNSFEFHEPTTLAEASRLFAEEHSQLLAGGTDLVIGMKALTETPQSVISLQKIPGLAGITTEADNSISIGAMTKVREIEISADIQQHHTALAEGAAEIGSIQIRNLATIGGNIAHASPAADTVAGLLVADAQVDIASTDGERTVPIDELFTGPGQTVLAPGEIITSFRLPSPASGSHYIKHKIREVMDLAFIGVAAAINLDGGTITDARIGLAAVAPTPIRATEAENLLNGNAPTAELVKQAGEAAAAASSPISDLRCSAEHRKEMVDVLTRRTIQQALERARG from the coding sequence TTGAACAGTTTTGAGTTTCATGAACCTACCACCCTCGCGGAAGCCTCCCGCCTGTTTGCTGAAGAGCATTCACAGCTCCTTGCAGGCGGAACGGACCTCGTTATCGGGATGAAGGCACTTACCGAAACACCACAGTCTGTGATTAGTTTACAGAAGATCCCGGGATTGGCGGGTATCACCACTGAAGCCGATAATAGTATCAGCATTGGTGCGATGACGAAGGTGCGGGAAATTGAGATATCCGCAGATATTCAGCAACACCACACCGCGCTGGCGGAAGGTGCCGCAGAAATCGGCTCTATACAAATTCGGAATCTTGCAACTATCGGTGGAAACATCGCGCACGCTTCTCCTGCAGCGGATACAGTTGCGGGTTTGCTGGTTGCGGATGCACAGGTTGACATCGCAAGTACCGATGGCGAACGCACTGTACCAATTGACGAACTTTTCACGGGACCGGGTCAGACCGTCTTAGCACCCGGTGAGATTATCACAAGTTTTCGTCTGCCAAGCCCCGCATCCGGTTCTCACTATATTAAGCACAAAATCCGTGAAGTTATGGATTTGGCGTTTATCGGTGTCGCGGCCGCTATTAATCTGGACGGCGGAACAATCACAGATGCCCGAATTGGGCTTGCCGCTGTCGCCCCTACACCGATTCGCGCAACAGAAGCAGAGAATCTCCTAAATGGAAACGCACCTACCGCAGAACTTGTGAAACAAGCAGGCGAAGCGGCGGCAGCCGCATCCAGCCCTATATCTGATTTACGGTGCTCTGCTGAACATCGCAAGGAGATGGTCGATGTCCTTACAAGACGAACCATCCAGCAAGCCTTAGAAAGAGCAAGAGGATAA
- a CDS encoding aldolase/citrate lyase family protein, giving the protein MSLKQRIHNKEAIKIAGVPFGCTRDEMEAALSQDDYDLIGTDHQHGPANEDTLVEYCKMANEFGIGVQLRIKHTRHAYLVGNLLDLGPLAIVVPQVEKIETVDEAIDAFYYPQKGKRSWGPSSGYGIDRGMDRLEYAEWWNNTGILILQIESVDAVINVRKLAKPGVDMVTFGENDLNFSIESYPSSPFKNLQECIAHVETQLADTHVKVGAGASPSGNL; this is encoded by the coding sequence ATGTCCTTAAAACAACGCATCCACAATAAAGAAGCGATTAAGATCGCCGGTGTTCCCTTCGGCTGCACCCGTGACGAGATGGAAGCCGCTCTTAGCCAAGACGACTACGATTTAATCGGGACTGACCACCAGCATGGACCGGCGAACGAAGATACACTCGTCGAATATTGCAAGATGGCAAACGAATTCGGTATCGGTGTGCAACTTCGCATCAAACACACCCGTCACGCTTATCTCGTAGGTAACCTATTGGATCTCGGTCCGCTCGCAATTGTCGTGCCACAAGTCGAGAAAATCGAAACGGTGGACGAGGCAATCGATGCGTTCTATTATCCGCAGAAAGGAAAACGGAGTTGGGGTCCCAGTAGTGGATACGGGATCGACCGCGGCATGGACCGCCTTGAATACGCTGAGTGGTGGAATAACACCGGTATCCTTATCTTACAGATTGAGTCCGTTGATGCTGTCATCAACGTCCGAAAATTGGCGAAACCGGGCGTGGATATGGTAACTTTCGGCGAGAACGATTTGAATTTTAGCATAGAGTCATATCCGAGTTCTCCGTTTAAGAACCTTCAAGAGTGTATCGCCCACGTAGAAACTCAGTTGGCAGATACACACGTCAAAGTAGGTGCCGGAGCCTCGCCATCAGGAAATCTATAA
- a CDS encoding PIN domain-containing protein: MRTYLQSLKIYLDTCCYSRLYDDERQSQIFREVTAIETIIDYLQIQQWRWITSEVIVFEVNRNPNLTQREDIKKLLRNAHQYVSVGAMEELRSTQLESFGFKPLDALHIACAENADADILLTTDRWMLKRAKNYHFQLRVRLENPYIWLREVLPMRVREIQELNIEVDQCKDTELRALLDKIFQYKGGKGDYSIDRHAWVDNLDLDTILKGIQELRDTEQND; the protein is encoded by the coding sequence TTGCGGACCTACTTACAAAGCCTGAAAATCTATCTTGATACCTGTTGTTACAGTCGTCTGTATGATGATGAAAGGCAGTCTCAGATTTTTCGTGAAGTCACGGCTATTGAGACAATTATTGACTATCTTCAGATCCAACAGTGGCGTTGGATTACGAGTGAGGTAATAGTTTTTGAGGTCAACAGAAACCCTAATTTGACGCAACGCGAGGATATAAAGAAACTGCTCCGTAATGCACATCAGTATGTTTCAGTTGGGGCGATGGAGGAATTGAGAAGTACACAGCTTGAGTCGTTCGGGTTTAAGCCGTTAGATGCCTTGCATATTGCTTGTGCGGAAAATGCCGATGCCGATATTTTGTTGACAACCGATAGGTGGATGCTTAAAAGGGCGAAAAATTATCATTTTCAGCTTCGCGTTCGTCTTGAAAACCCATATATATGGTTACGGGAGGTGCTCCCAATGCGTGTACGCGAAATCCAAGAACTGAATATAGAGGTAGATCAATGTAAAGATACCGAATTGCGCGCACTTTTGGATAAAATTTTCCAATACAAGGGTGGCAAAGGTGATTACTCCATTGATCGGCATGCATGGGTGGATAACCTTGATCTTGATACCATTCTGAAGGGGATTCAAGAACTACGCGACACAGAACAAAACGATTGA
- a CDS encoding Gfo/Idh/MocA family oxidoreductase has protein sequence MAKRIKIGIIGCGMISGSHVNGYLAHPQHAEIVAVCDTVDANVKRRHAEVLSGAASRAQAATEEAEKAGTVEAREELKANAALWAEYADNGVKIFSDYNEMIKECELDAVSLATPPFVHEGPTVAAAQAGKHVFCEKPMARTATEARNMRDACDAAGVKLAYQSGGTCLDPTSYAIRDYITSGKLGDVYYGRLTSYRVRGRPNVDMFGFGRWFLNSAYSGGGTVYDTGVYDINRSIYLLGSPQPATISGIAYRGMLPEYTGEEINDVEEHVSIFVRFTNGMSFTYEHGWAGNLAEHPQGIFIFGSLGSFSGNKLFLEKGKWDTDDQGNRRRYQSDLVETALELPDNSFPDKFRDFLDACNSDAQPASNGDVGLKVTEIMSGSLLSAKLGREISVEELYEIEALRTEPTPGWPIP, from the coding sequence ATGGCAAAACGGATTAAAATCGGGATTATCGGATGCGGCATGATATCCGGTTCACATGTCAACGGGTATCTCGCACATCCGCAGCACGCCGAAATCGTCGCTGTCTGCGATACAGTGGATGCGAATGTAAAGCGTCGCCATGCAGAAGTCCTGTCAGGTGCAGCATCCCGCGCACAAGCCGCAACTGAGGAAGCAGAAAAGGCAGGGACAGTAGAAGCACGCGAGGAATTGAAAGCAAACGCGGCACTCTGGGCAGAATATGCCGACAACGGTGTTAAAATCTTTAGCGACTACAATGAGATGATCAAAGAATGCGAATTAGATGCCGTCAGTCTTGCAACACCGCCGTTTGTCCATGAGGGTCCTACCGTTGCAGCTGCGCAAGCTGGAAAACACGTCTTCTGTGAAAAGCCGATGGCACGTACAGCAACAGAAGCAAGGAACATGCGTGACGCATGCGACGCGGCTGGCGTTAAACTCGCATATCAGAGCGGTGGCACATGCCTTGACCCAACGAGTTATGCCATACGGGACTACATTACCTCTGGAAAACTCGGCGATGTTTATTACGGCAGACTCACGAGTTACCGCGTTCGCGGCAGACCGAATGTCGATATGTTCGGTTTCGGCAGATGGTTCCTTAATTCCGCCTATAGCGGCGGTGGTACAGTATACGACACGGGTGTCTACGATATAAACCGTTCTATCTATCTACTCGGTTCTCCACAACCGGCAACAATCAGTGGAATTGCCTATCGTGGGATGCTCCCTGAATACACGGGTGAAGAAATCAACGACGTTGAGGAACATGTGTCTATCTTCGTCCGGTTCACCAACGGCATGTCCTTTACATACGAACACGGTTGGGCAGGCAATTTGGCAGAACATCCGCAAGGCATTTTCATCTTCGGCTCTCTGGGTTCGTTCAGCGGCAATAAACTCTTCCTTGAGAAAGGGAAATGGGATACCGACGATCAGGGTAACCGCAGACGTTATCAAAGCGACCTCGTTGAAACGGCGTTGGAGCTGCCAGATAACTCCTTCCCCGATAAGTTCCGGGATTTCCTTGATGCTTGTAACAGCGACGCGCAACCCGCCAGCAACGGGGATGTCGGTTTGAAGGTTACAGAGATCATGAGCGGCTCGCTCTTGTCAGCGAAACTTGGACGCGAAATCAGCGTAGAAGAACTTTATGAGATAGAAGCACTCCGCACTGAGCCAACACCGGGTTGGCCGATTCCATAA